A region from the Flavobacterium enshiense genome encodes:
- a CDS encoding DUF6048 family protein has protein sequence MKHTLKSIFSIALMLVSVTTLSAQEKSKDTIKKPKTERYGIRVGLDLHRLAKSIYDSDHYKGFEVVGDYRLTKKVYIAGEFGNEKKTVDEDQVNFTTRGSYVKLGFDYNTYGNWLDMENMIYVGMRYGASSFSQQLNSYSIYNTNPYFGETTKYPGQKFDGLTAGWLEVVTGLKAEMVNNLYLGISLRLNYMLHEKRPENFDNLFIPGFNRTYEGGHFGVGFNYSVSYFIPLYKRSK, from the coding sequence ATGAAACACACATTAAAATCTATTTTTAGTATAGCTTTGATGTTGGTTTCAGTAACAACATTATCGGCTCAGGAAAAATCAAAAGACACAATAAAAAAACCAAAAACGGAACGTTACGGAATTCGGGTTGGATTGGATTTACACCGATTGGCAAAATCCATATATGACAGCGACCATTATAAAGGATTCGAAGTTGTAGGTGATTATCGTTTAACAAAGAAAGTCTATATTGCCGGCGAATTCGGAAATGAAAAGAAAACCGTTGACGAAGACCAGGTAAATTTCACTACCCGCGGAAGTTATGTCAAATTAGGATTTGACTACAACACCTATGGGAACTGGCTGGATATGGAAAACATGATTTATGTGGGAATGCGTTACGGGGCAAGTTCGTTTTCCCAACAACTGAACAGTTACAGTATCTATAATACAAATCCATATTTTGGAGAAACTACTAAGTATCCGGGACAAAAATTTGATGGACTGACTGCCGGATGGCTTGAAGTGGTTACCGGTTTAAAAGCAGAGATGGTTAATAACCTGTATTTAGGTATTTCACTACGTCTGAATTATATGTTACATGAAAAACGTCCTGAGAATTTTGATAATCTGTTCATACCTGGGTTCAACAGAACTTATGAAGGCGGCCATTTTGGTGTAGGTTTTAATTACAGCGTGAGCTATTTTATACCACTTTATAAGCGTTCTAAATAA